One region of Bacillus zhangzhouensis genomic DNA includes:
- a CDS encoding DUF881 domain-containing protein, which yields MRGKTVIFSIVMLVLGFLISFSYQYTKQHQADVIRTEQWKKEYSLKSQLTKQEKANQKLEKELYSLQSLVQATESNLKNEKEQYFNVLEDVEKYRMFTGEIGVKGKGVKVSLEDASYVPSGQNVNNYIVHESHIFHVINELFISGASAISINGQRITHQSYIHCNGPVVTVDGVQHPAPFVISAIGDPAVLIPALNIAGGVVDQLTSDHISMTIEKKDIRMNPLLKHKD from the coding sequence TTGAGAGGCAAAACCGTTATATTCTCAATTGTAATGCTTGTTCTTGGTTTTCTCATTTCTTTTTCATACCAATATACTAAGCAGCATCAGGCAGATGTCATTCGAACAGAGCAATGGAAAAAAGAATACTCCTTGAAAAGTCAGCTGACAAAGCAAGAAAAGGCGAATCAGAAACTTGAAAAAGAATTATACAGCCTTCAATCACTCGTTCAGGCCACTGAATCCAATTTGAAAAATGAAAAAGAGCAGTATTTCAATGTATTGGAAGATGTTGAGAAATACAGGATGTTTACAGGAGAGATCGGTGTAAAAGGAAAAGGGGTAAAAGTATCTCTTGAAGATGCATCTTATGTCCCGAGTGGACAAAATGTCAATAATTACATTGTTCATGAAAGCCACATTTTTCATGTGATAAACGAACTGTTTATATCAGGGGCCTCTGCCATATCTATTAATGGGCAGAGAATTACACACCAATCATACATACATTGTAACGGCCCAGTTGTGACAGTTGACGGTGTTCAGCATCCAGCGCCGTTTGTTATTTCTGCTATCGGTGATCCGGCTGTGTTAATACCTGCATTAAATATTGCAGGAGGAGTGGTCGATCAGCTGACAAGTGATCATATTTCGATGACGATTGAAAAAAAGGATATTCGTATGAATCCTCTGTTAAAACACAAAGATTAA
- a CDS encoding sugar-binding transcriptional regulator — protein sequence MTFHDERRLLIKVAHMYYEEGATQSKIAEAVGVSRSLISKYLAKAREAGIVEIIIHDEVNQQYGSLERKIERKYGLREVVCVETLSQETTKSRIGAAAAGFLLKVMKDGQVIGFSSGTTLHEMAKALTSVQHYPSVTFVPLVGGVGNEDVDIHANYIIARCTEALKSKCEFLHVPVMLDTKEAKDVLIRQPSIKKVIELGESSNIAVVGIGGVPQHSTMVKSYMTSGEEDILQAKDVAGDICYNFIDHKGEVYPHPWNDRVMGISPKKLKEIPLVIGVAGGEEKIEAIRAALEGGLIHVLITDERTGDALLK from the coding sequence ATGACATTCCATGATGAAAGAAGGCTGCTCATTAAGGTTGCGCATATGTATTATGAAGAAGGCGCCACTCAATCTAAAATAGCAGAAGCTGTTGGGGTTAGCCGTTCGCTCATATCGAAATATTTGGCAAAAGCACGTGAAGCAGGAATCGTGGAAATCATTATTCATGATGAAGTGAATCAACAATATGGATCATTAGAAAGAAAAATAGAGCGCAAATATGGGCTGCGAGAAGTCGTCTGTGTGGAAACGCTCAGCCAAGAAACAACCAAAAGCCGAATCGGCGCTGCGGCGGCAGGCTTTTTATTAAAAGTAATGAAGGATGGACAAGTCATCGGTTTTTCCTCAGGAACCACTTTACATGAAATGGCAAAAGCGCTTACGTCAGTTCAGCACTATCCATCTGTGACATTTGTTCCGCTTGTCGGGGGTGTGGGTAACGAAGATGTTGATATCCACGCCAACTATATTATTGCGAGGTGCACAGAGGCACTCAAATCTAAATGTGAGTTTTTACATGTGCCTGTCATGCTTGACACGAAAGAAGCGAAAGATGTACTGATTCGGCAGCCGTCAATCAAAAAAGTGATTGAACTAGGAGAATCATCAAATATTGCGGTTGTCGGAATTGGCGGGGTTCCGCAGCATTCAACGATGGTGAAATCTTATATGACAAGCGGTGAGGAGGATATTCTTCAAGCGAAGGATGTAGCGGGTGACATTTGCTATAACTTTATTGATCACAAAGGGGAAGTGTATCCCCATCCATGGAACGACCGGGTAATGGGCATAAGCCCGAAAAAGCTGAAAGAAATCCCGCTTGTCATTGGTGTCGCTGGAGGAGAAGAAAAAATTGAAGCGATCCGGGCAGCATTAGAAGGTGGATTAATTCATGTATTAATTACGGATGAGCGAACAGGAGATGCCTTATTAAAGTAA
- a CDS encoding small basic family protein, translated as MWLPVLGLIIGVAIGFLTNFTIPNEYSNYLSLAVLAALDTLIGGIRAHLQGAYDELVFVSGFFFNIILAISLAFLGVHLGVDLYLVGMFAFGVRLFQNIAVIRRILLTKWTISREKKKKSES; from the coding sequence ATGTGGCTTCCTGTACTTGGTTTAATCATAGGAGTTGCGATCGGTTTCCTAACAAATTTTACGATACCGAATGAGTATTCTAATTATCTTTCCCTCGCTGTACTTGCTGCGCTTGATACATTGATTGGTGGAATCAGGGCACATCTGCAAGGAGCATACGATGAACTGGTGTTTGTATCAGGCTTCTTCTTTAATATTATACTTGCAATAAGTTTAGCTTTTCTGGGCGTCCATCTTGGTGTAGACTTGTACTTAGTCGGAATGTTTGCGTTCGGTGTTAGATTGTTTCAAAATATAGCAGTTATTCGAAGAATTCTACTAACAAAATGGACAATTTCTAGAGAAAAAAAGAAAAAAAGTGAGTCATAA
- a CDS encoding SAF domain-containing protein has translation MSIYQQLLARERSGDPIKVGIIGAGQMGFGLISQISKIPGMIVAGVCDIHLSAAEKAANVYKQHAKPHQMVVTNDYREVIQSDFVEVVVDATGVPEVGANISLEALNSKKHLVLLNVEVDITIGLVMHKLFTNAGLVYSGSAGDEPAATLELYEFAKTMGLEVLVAGKGKNNPFFPEANPDTCKAEADSKHMSAHMLAAFQDGTKTMAEMNLLSNATGLLPDKVGMHGVEANLENVADKLNQKQQGGVLDNFGIVEYVNGLAPGVFVIVKSDLEPVDEELRYLKVGKGPHYTLYRPFHLASLETPITIAKAVLQHDASIHPIGVPVSETVAVAKRDIKAGESLDGIGGYSVRGVLETHQNMKTNGHIPIGLISGKVVAKKDIKLGQFLTHDDVELDSNTTVWKLRSLQDHLFQS, from the coding sequence ATGTCAATCTATCAACAGTTGTTAGCTCGAGAACGTAGTGGAGATCCAATCAAAGTGGGAATTATTGGGGCAGGCCAAATGGGATTTGGACTTATTTCACAAATTTCTAAAATTCCAGGCATGATTGTAGCAGGTGTTTGTGATATTCACCTTAGTGCAGCAGAGAAGGCAGCGAATGTTTACAAACAGCATGCGAAGCCGCATCAAATGGTTGTCACAAATGATTATAGAGAAGTGATTCAATCAGATTTTGTGGAAGTTGTCGTAGATGCAACAGGAGTTCCAGAGGTTGGAGCAAACATTTCTTTGGAAGCGCTTAATTCAAAGAAACATCTCGTTCTTTTAAATGTAGAAGTTGATATTACTATCGGTTTGGTGATGCATAAATTATTCACAAATGCAGGACTTGTTTACTCTGGATCAGCTGGAGACGAACCGGCAGCAACCCTAGAATTATATGAATTTGCGAAAACAATGGGACTTGAGGTGCTCGTTGCTGGGAAAGGCAAGAACAACCCATTCTTCCCAGAAGCAAATCCAGATACGTGTAAAGCAGAAGCAGATAGTAAACATATGAGTGCACATATGCTCGCTGCCTTCCAAGACGGAACAAAAACAATGGCCGAAATGAACTTACTAAGTAACGCGACAGGGCTTTTGCCAGATAAGGTCGGTATGCATGGAGTCGAAGCAAATTTAGAGAATGTAGCAGATAAATTGAATCAAAAACAACAAGGCGGTGTGCTCGATAACTTCGGAATCGTTGAATATGTCAATGGGCTTGCTCCAGGCGTATTCGTTATCGTCAAGAGTGATCTAGAGCCAGTAGATGAAGAGCTTCGTTACTTAAAAGTTGGAAAAGGTCCTCACTACACGCTTTACCGTCCTTTCCACTTAGCGAGTCTTGAAACCCCTATTACGATCGCAAAAGCGGTCTTACAGCATGATGCATCGATCCACCCGATTGGTGTACCAGTGTCAGAAACAGTCGCTGTTGCGAAAAGAGATATAAAAGCAGGGGAATCACTTGACGGAATTGGCGGTTACTCCGTAAGAGGTGTACTTGAAACGCATCAAAACATGAAAACGAACGGTCACATTCCAATTGGCTTAATCAGCGGAAAAGTCGTAGCGAAAAAAGACATCAAATTAGGACAGTTCCTCACTCATGATGATGTAGAACTTGATTCAAACACAACCGTCTGGAAACTGCGTTCATTACAAGATCACTTATTTCAATCATAA
- a CDS encoding PTS glucitol/sorbitol transporter subunit IIC: protein MEWIQWFGEHFIGMFEAGGKQFMGLVTGIVPTLVVLLTFTYAVMKFIGEERVNRAIQFAAKYTILRYTLMPILSILILTNPMAYTFGRFLPEKQKPAFYDSAVSFVHPVTSLFPYANAGELFVYLGIANGMKEAGYSMSELAVRYFLVGIVVILLRGIITEWITKYLAGKMKANSQ, encoded by the coding sequence ATGGAATGGATTCAATGGTTTGGAGAGCACTTTATCGGAATGTTTGAAGCCGGCGGAAAGCAATTCATGGGTCTTGTTACAGGTATCGTTCCAACGCTTGTTGTATTGCTTACTTTCACTTATGCTGTCATGAAATTTATTGGAGAAGAACGGGTGAATAGAGCCATTCAGTTTGCAGCGAAATATACCATTTTGCGCTACACGTTAATGCCGATCTTGTCCATTCTTATTTTGACAAACCCAATGGCTTATACGTTTGGCCGCTTCTTACCTGAAAAACAAAAACCAGCATTCTATGATTCAGCTGTTTCATTTGTTCATCCGGTGACATCACTGTTCCCGTATGCCAACGCAGGAGAACTATTTGTCTATTTAGGAATTGCGAACGGAATGAAAGAAGCTGGATATTCAATGTCAGAGCTTGCTGTTCGTTACTTCTTAGTTGGGATCGTCGTCATTTTACTACGAGGAATCATTACTGAATGGATTACAAAATATTTAGCAGGAAAAATGAAAGCGAATTCACAATAG
- the ftsZ gene encoding cell division protein FtsZ, with translation MLEFETNIDGLASIKVIGVGGGGNNAVNRMIENDVQGVDFIAVNTDAQALNLSKAETKMQIGAKLTRGLGAGANPEVGKKAAEESKEQIEEVLKGADMVFVTAGMGGGTGTGAAPVIAKIAKDSGALTVGVVTRPFTFEGRKRQLQAVEGIASMKEAVDTLIVIPNDRLLEIVDKNTPMLEAFRAADNVLRQGVQGISDLIATPGLINLDFADVKTIMSNKGSALMGIGVATGENRAAEAAKKAISSPLLETAIDGAQGVIMNITGGTNLSLYEVQEAADIVASASDEDVNMIFGSVINDNLKDEIVVTVIATGFIEQEPEVTKPQRNPLGQGLKQNQSIPQKREVKREEHQQPSSQPRQNTQSSDDTLDIPTFLRNRNKR, from the coding sequence ATGTTGGAGTTTGAAACAAATATAGACGGCCTAGCATCAATTAAAGTAATCGGAGTAGGTGGAGGCGGAAATAACGCAGTCAACCGAATGATCGAAAATGACGTACAAGGTGTCGATTTCATAGCAGTCAATACAGATGCACAGGCGTTAAATCTATCAAAAGCGGAAACGAAAATGCAAATCGGTGCTAAGCTGACAAGAGGGCTTGGAGCAGGTGCGAATCCTGAAGTCGGTAAAAAAGCTGCTGAGGAAAGCAAAGAACAGATTGAAGAAGTATTAAAAGGCGCAGACATGGTCTTTGTTACTGCTGGTATGGGCGGTGGAACTGGTACGGGTGCTGCACCTGTCATTGCAAAAATCGCAAAAGATTCTGGTGCATTGACAGTTGGAGTTGTGACTCGTCCTTTCACATTTGAAGGAAGAAAACGTCAGCTTCAAGCAGTCGAAGGAATTGCTTCTATGAAAGAAGCGGTTGATACATTAATCGTGATTCCAAACGATCGCTTGCTTGAAATTGTTGATAAAAACACGCCAATGCTTGAAGCATTTCGTGCAGCAGATAACGTGCTAAGACAAGGTGTTCAAGGGATCTCAGATCTTATTGCCACGCCAGGTTTAATTAACCTTGACTTTGCTGACGTGAAAACGATCATGTCCAATAAAGGTTCTGCTCTTATGGGTATTGGTGTCGCAACAGGTGAAAATCGTGCCGCTGAAGCTGCGAAGAAAGCTATTTCTTCACCACTTCTGGAAACGGCAATCGACGGTGCACAAGGTGTCATTATGAATATTACTGGTGGTACAAACCTAAGCCTTTATGAGGTACAAGAAGCAGCGGACATTGTTGCTTCTGCATCTGACGAAGATGTAAACATGATTTTCGGGTCTGTCATTAATGATAACTTGAAGGATGAAATTGTGGTTACCGTCATCGCAACTGGATTTATTGAGCAAGAGCCAGAAGTGACAAAACCACAAAGAAATCCATTAGGACAAGGTTTAAAACAAAATCAATCCATTCCTCAAAAGCGTGAAGTAAAACGTGAGGAACATCAGCAGCCGTCATCTCAGCCGAGACAAAATACACAATCAAGCGATGATACGCTGGATATCCCAACGTTCTTGCGCAACCGTAATAAACGCTAA
- the ftsA gene encoding cell division protein FtsA: MNNNEIYVSLDIGTSNIKVIVGEMADDSLNIIGVGNVPSEGLKKGSIVDIDETVHSIRQAFEQAERMVGFPLQKAIVGINGNHIHIQNTSGVVAVSSENKEIHAEDVRRVLDAAQVVSIPQEHLVVDVIPRQFIVDGRDEITDPKKMLGVRLEVDGSLITGSKTILHNWLRCVERAGIEIMDICLQPLASGSAALSKDEKNLGVALVDIGGGSTTISVFENGHLYSTHSIPLGGENITKDLSIGLRTSTEEAERIKKQFGHAFYDEASSDETFEVSVIGTDQKQTYTQLEAANIIEARLEEILLFVAEELRNMGVRDLPGGFVLTGGQAAIPGILSLAQTVLQNNVRIASPNYIGVREPQYMTGVGLIHFAYRNAKIQGRQVGFQMPDEAFHEVGASMEPVSSAPQVKEAQPRPKVKQKAQEETNKKPGKMKKLFNMFWE; the protein is encoded by the coding sequence ATGAACAACAATGAAATTTACGTCAGCCTTGACATCGGTACATCCAATATAAAAGTCATTGTCGGAGAAATGGCGGATGATTCGCTTAACATTATAGGTGTTGGAAATGTCCCTTCAGAAGGGTTAAAAAAAGGATCGATTGTTGATATAGATGAGACAGTTCATTCTATTAGACAAGCATTTGAACAGGCTGAAAGAATGGTAGGTTTTCCTTTACAAAAGGCGATTGTCGGAATTAATGGAAACCACATTCATATTCAAAATACGAGCGGCGTGGTCGCAGTATCTAGTGAAAACAAAGAAATACATGCTGAAGATGTCAGACGTGTCTTAGATGCAGCACAAGTAGTATCTATTCCTCAAGAACATCTCGTCGTAGACGTCATTCCGAGACAATTTATCGTCGACGGAAGAGATGAGATCACTGATCCGAAAAAAATGCTTGGTGTTCGGCTAGAGGTGGATGGATCGTTAATTACAGGCTCGAAAACGATTCTACATAACTGGCTCCGATGTGTAGAAAGAGCTGGAATTGAAATTATGGATATTTGCTTGCAGCCGCTCGCATCGGGTTCAGCAGCATTATCGAAAGATGAAAAAAATCTAGGGGTAGCTCTCGTCGATATTGGCGGCGGGTCTACAACGATTTCCGTATTTGAAAACGGGCATCTCTATTCTACTCACAGTATCCCTTTGGGCGGAGAGAACATTACAAAAGATTTGTCTATAGGACTTAGAACTTCTACTGAAGAAGCTGAACGAATCAAAAAACAATTTGGACATGCGTTTTATGATGAGGCATCGTCTGATGAAACATTTGAAGTTTCTGTCATTGGTACGGATCAGAAACAGACGTATACACAGCTTGAAGCGGCTAATATTATCGAGGCGCGGCTGGAAGAAATCTTGCTCTTTGTGGCAGAGGAATTAAGAAATATGGGTGTCCGTGATTTGCCTGGCGGATTCGTTCTAACAGGTGGACAGGCAGCTATTCCAGGTATCCTTTCTCTTGCACAAACGGTCTTGCAAAACAATGTTAGAATTGCAAGTCCGAATTATATTGGGGTGAGAGAGCCTCAGTATATGACAGGAGTCGGTCTGATCCACTTTGCTTATCGCAATGCAAAGATTCAGGGTAGACAGGTTGGATTCCAAATGCCGGATGAGGCGTTTCATGAAGTAGGCGCATCCATGGAGCCGGTTTCTTCTGCACCACAAGTGAAAGAAGCGCAGCCAAGACCGAAAGTAAAACAAAAAGCACAAGAAGAGACAAATAAAAAACCGGGCAAAATGAAAAAACTATTTAATATGTTCTGGGAATAG
- the spoIIGA gene encoding sigma-E processing peptidase SpoIIGA: protein MVIYLDVIWLLNFCFDLLLLLLTAFILKRQVTKRRYMLGALIGSSIVLLLFTPFAMFVSHPLGKLLFSVLIVLSTFGFQRFRSFFQNLFAFYFVTFLMGGGMIGVHSFLQTNTVIQDGLLISQNDGFGDPISWLFVLTGFPAVWLFSKKRLGEIGAKKRQFDEQVLVEIHIHGETIRLNGLVDSGNQLYDPMTNTPVMIIQADQLMSICGESFIELMKQSHPVEVMQKLDDQFPLLDRLRLVPYRAVGHDHGFLLCLKPDTVIIYSKTHMIQPAKCFVGMSLSGLSADQEFQSIIHPDMLDGKIIRGVS from the coding sequence GTGGTCATTTATTTAGATGTGATTTGGCTGTTAAACTTTTGTTTTGATCTATTGCTTCTCTTACTCACTGCATTTATTCTCAAACGACAAGTAACAAAAAGGCGATATATGTTAGGAGCTCTGATTGGATCGAGCATTGTTCTTTTGCTCTTTACACCATTTGCAATGTTTGTGTCACACCCTTTAGGCAAATTGCTTTTTTCTGTCTTAATTGTTCTTTCAACTTTTGGATTTCAAAGATTTCGTTCCTTTTTTCAAAACCTGTTTGCCTTTTACTTTGTCACATTTTTGATGGGAGGAGGCATGATTGGGGTTCATTCGTTTTTACAAACCAATACTGTTATTCAAGACGGGCTGCTGATTTCACAAAATGATGGCTTTGGTGATCCCATTAGCTGGCTTTTTGTTTTAACCGGTTTTCCTGCGGTTTGGCTGTTTTCGAAGAAAAGATTAGGAGAGATCGGTGCGAAAAAAAGACAGTTTGATGAACAAGTACTTGTGGAGATACACATTCACGGAGAGACCATCCGTTTAAATGGACTCGTCGATTCTGGCAATCAGCTGTATGACCCTATGACGAATACACCTGTTATGATCATTCAGGCCGATCAGCTTATGTCCATTTGCGGGGAGTCATTTATAGAGCTTATGAAGCAGTCTCACCCTGTTGAAGTGATGCAAAAGCTCGATGATCAATTTCCGCTTCTTGATCGTCTAAGACTTGTTCCATATCGAGCGGTCGGGCATGATCACGGGTTTCTACTATGCTTAAAACCAGATACAGTCATTATTTATTCAAAAACGCATATGATTCAGCCAGCCAAGTGTTTTGTAGGCATGAGTCTAAGCGGTTTATCAGCAGATCAAGAATTTCAATCCATCATTCATCCAGATATGTTAGACGGGAAAATCATCCGAGGGGTGTCTTAA
- the sigE gene encoding RNA polymerase sporulation sigma factor SigE, with protein MKKLKFKLTYYWYKLLMKLGLKSDEIYYIGGSEALPPPLSKDEEQELLVKLPKGDQTARAILIERNLRLVVYIARKFENTGINIEDLISIGTIGLIKAVNTFNPEKKIKLATYASRCIENEILMYLRRNNKIRSEVSFDEPLNIDWDGNELLLSDVLGTDDDIITRDIEANVDKKLLKKALEQLNDREKQIMELRFGLVGGEEKTQKDVADMLGISQSYISRLEKRIIKRLQKEFNKMV; from the coding sequence ATGAAAAAATTAAAATTTAAACTCACTTACTACTGGTATAAACTTCTCATGAAGCTAGGTCTAAAGAGTGATGAGATTTATTATATCGGTGGTAGTGAGGCGCTGCCTCCTCCATTATCAAAGGATGAAGAGCAGGAACTGCTTGTCAAATTACCAAAAGGTGATCAAACAGCAAGGGCCATTCTGATCGAAAGAAATTTGCGGTTGGTGGTCTACATCGCAAGAAAATTTGAAAACACAGGGATTAATATTGAGGATTTAATTAGTATTGGAACCATTGGGCTGATTAAGGCAGTCAATACATTTAACCCAGAAAAAAAGATCAAGCTTGCGACATATGCTTCGAGATGTATTGAAAATGAGATTTTGATGTATTTGCGCCGAAATAATAAAATTCGTTCAGAAGTGTCGTTTGATGAACCACTCAACATTGATTGGGACGGAAATGAACTGCTTTTATCAGACGTACTTGGAACAGATGATGATATTATCACGCGTGATATTGAAGCAAATGTAGATAAAAAACTTTTGAAAAAAGCGCTGGAGCAATTAAATGACCGCGAAAAGCAGATCATGGAGCTCAGGTTCGGCTTGGTCGGCGGTGAAGAAAAAACCCAAAAAGATGTCGCCGACATGCTAGGAATTTCCCAGTCGTATATTTCAAGGCTTGAAAAAAGAATTATTAAACGATTACAAAAAGAATTTAACAAAATGGTCTAA
- a CDS encoding DUF881 domain-containing protein yields the protein MRKKKPLLSLTALMVIFGIMVSIQFNSLQKPKVRDTRDVWELREDLSASKSKELDLMREIDKYDEMLKKYGHQGDQSKEAQLTKTLKDLKEKAGFTEVTGEGIEVDISQLFSKDLTGEEVKNIPPDLLKKLINEANMYGAKHISINDHRVINTSVIRDINGTTKMDGYSLDGDELTIKMISDQADKLYSRLNVSDISDLFAQENFSLSISQPKQQIQLKAYDGAIQLNELKPLDDVKEGKF from the coding sequence TTGAGGAAAAAGAAGCCTTTACTTAGTTTGACAGCCTTAATGGTGATATTCGGCATTATGGTCTCTATCCAATTTAACTCATTACAAAAGCCCAAAGTTCGTGATACTCGCGATGTGTGGGAGCTCAGAGAGGATTTATCTGCATCTAAAAGTAAAGAATTGGATTTAATGCGAGAAATTGATAAATATGATGAAATGCTGAAAAAGTATGGTCATCAAGGAGATCAATCAAAAGAAGCTCAACTAACAAAAACATTAAAAGATTTAAAAGAAAAGGCTGGTTTTACAGAAGTGACAGGGGAGGGAATTGAAGTTGACATCTCTCAGCTCTTCTCCAAGGATCTGACCGGAGAAGAAGTAAAAAATATCCCGCCTGATCTCCTGAAAAAGCTAATCAACGAAGCCAATATGTATGGGGCAAAGCATATTTCCATTAATGACCACCGTGTGATTAATACAAGTGTGATTCGAGATATTAATGGCACGACAAAAATGGATGGCTACAGCTTAGATGGTGATGAATTGACCATCAAGATGATCAGCGACCAGGCTGACAAATTATACAGCCGTTTAAATGTATCAGATATTAGTGATTTGTTTGCTCAAGAAAATTTCAGCTTGAGTATTAGCCAGCCGAAACAACAAATTCAATTAAAGGCATATGACGGTGCGATTCAGTTAAATGAGTTGAAGCCTCTTGACGATGTAAAGGAGGGCAAATTTTAA
- the sigG gene encoding RNA polymerase sporulation sigma factor SigG encodes MSRNKVEICGVDTSKLPVLKNEEMRKLFRQLQDEGDDTAREKLVNGNLRLVLSVIQRFNNRGEYVDDLFQVGCIGLMKSIDNFDLSHNVRFSTYAVPMIIGEIRRYLRDNNPIRVSRSLRDIAYKALQVRERLISETSKEPTAEDIAKVLEVPHEEIVFALDAIQDPVSLFEPIYNDGGDPIYVMDQISDDRNKDTQWVEELALKEGMRRLNDREKMILRKRFFQGKTQMEVAEEIGISQAQVSRLEKAAIKQMNKNIF; translated from the coding sequence GTGTCCAGAAATAAAGTGGAAATCTGCGGAGTCGACACCTCCAAACTGCCTGTTCTGAAAAATGAAGAGATGAGAAAATTGTTCAGACAGCTGCAAGATGAGGGTGACGATACAGCAAGAGAAAAGCTAGTCAATGGCAATTTGCGGTTGGTTTTAAGTGTGATTCAGCGTTTTAACAACAGAGGCGAGTATGTAGATGATCTCTTCCAAGTAGGCTGTATCGGATTAATGAAATCAATTGATAATTTTGATTTAAGCCACAATGTCAGATTTTCAACTTATGCGGTCCCTATGATCATAGGAGAAATCCGTCGATACTTGCGTGATAACAACCCGATTCGGGTATCTCGTTCACTAAGAGATATTGCCTATAAAGCGCTTCAGGTCCGTGAGAGGCTGATTAGTGAGACAAGCAAGGAGCCAACGGCAGAAGACATTGCCAAAGTGCTGGAAGTGCCTCATGAGGAAATTGTCTTTGCCCTAGATGCGATTCAGGACCCTGTTTCTTTGTTTGAACCGATCTATAATGATGGAGGAGATCCGATTTATGTGATGGATCAAATTAGTGATGATCGGAACAAAGACACACAATGGGTGGAGGAATTGGCCTTAAAAGAGGGAATGCGCCGATTGAATGATCGAGAAAAAATGATTCTCCGCAAACGCTTCTTCCAAGGCAAAACGCAAATGGAAGTCGCTGAAGAGATCGGGATTTCTCAAGCGCAAGTCTCAAGACTTGAAAAAGCAGCCATCAAACAAATGAATAAAAACATCTTTTAA
- a CDS encoding transcriptional regulator GutM gives MEKLAIVLCIILIVQYGLSFIQIKYYRKSMDSLIDDYRGKQGYHLFSGMERRKVGPGAIALIIVDESYIIQKCQVLGGVSILSKFKEVPSYEGKHVGAVLDEHYMMKKTLKKRKKAPAVMQALSMAAEQALVSISKKNITSVN, from the coding sequence ATGGAAAAATTAGCAATCGTCCTTTGTATCATTCTCATTGTGCAGTATGGGTTATCTTTTATTCAAATCAAGTATTACCGCAAAAGCATGGACTCGCTGATTGATGACTACAGAGGGAAACAGGGCTATCACTTATTTTCAGGAATGGAACGGCGCAAAGTTGGCCCTGGGGCCATTGCACTGATCATTGTGGATGAATCGTATATCATTCAAAAATGCCAAGTGCTTGGCGGCGTGTCGATTTTATCTAAATTTAAAGAAGTCCCTTCATATGAAGGCAAGCATGTAGGGGCTGTGCTGGACGAGCATTATATGATGAAGAAAACGTTGAAAAAGCGTAAAAAGGCCCCAGCTGTCATGCAAGCACTTTCCATGGCGGCTGAGCAGGCACTTGTCTCGATTTCGAAAAAAAATATAACAAGTGTGAACTAA